In Stomoxys calcitrans chromosome 2, idStoCalc2.1, whole genome shotgun sequence, the following proteins share a genomic window:
- the LOC131995194 gene encoding eukaryotic initiation factor 4A-III-like: MVDVARMETQVLYLSSSDKLSRFEIPKAVQCYGVPFIIEGGNVVIVSGPQSGKTTTAAISILQTIDTSCEETQVLYLSHTREEATKCKCLLMSLSIDMNVNCFLCIGGTTIACRPLPKERFIVCGTPGRVLDMIERKIIRTSSIRTFVLDDAHLLLRGGIIGDLDIIFNHLPPTVQIVMISSRMSLVSIEVARIYVRNSADWILPKSNESQLAAAWNTQSTNETAVKTSESVEIFNTFASMKLKEKLLESLAIIGYRSPLPAQRYCIKPIIDGRNVTAFCKVAPVKQPQ; this comes from the exons ATGGTTGATGTAGCTCGTATGGAAACTCAAGTATTATATCTCTCATCGTCTGACAAATTGTCGC GATTTGAGATTCCAAAGGCTGTCCAATGTTATGGGGTGCCATTCATTATCGAGGGTGGCAATGTTGTCATTGTGTCTGGACCCCAATCCGGTAAAACGACCACAGCTGCGATCTCTATTCTACAGACGATTGATACATCGTGCGAGGAAACTCAGGTTCTATATCTATCCCATACACGCGAAGAAGCCACTAAATGCAAATGTTTACTTATGTCCCTGAGTATCGATATGAATGTAAATTGCTTTCTTTGCATTGGTGGTACCACTATTGCCTGTAGACCCTTACCTAAGGAGAGATTTATTGTTTGTGGTACTCCTGGACGTGTTTTGGATATGATCGAAAGGAAAATTATACGAACGTCTAGTATTCGAACATTTGTGCTTGACGACGCCCATTTGTTGTTGAGAGGGGGCATCATCGGAGATTTGGACATTATATTTAACCATTTGCCACCCACCGTTCAGATTGTAATGATTTCAAGTAGAATGTCTTTGGTATCCATTGAAGTCGCTCGTATATACGTGAGAAACTCGGCAGATTGGATCTTACCCAAGAG CAATGAAAGCCAATTGGCAGCCGCATGGAACACCCAGTCAACGAATGAAACTGCAGTTAAAACCAGCGAATCTGTGGAGATCTTCAACACATTTGCATCTATGAAACTTAAAGAAAAACTTCTTGAAAGCCTTGCAATAATTG GATATCGGAGTCCATTGCCTGCCCAGAGATATTGTATCAAACCAATTATTGATGGACGTAATGTTACTGCTTTTTGCAAAGTCGCACCGGTAAAACAACCACAATAG